GTCGCAGCGTCTGGACGCCCGCGTGGGCACCGGCCGCGTCGGCGGACGTGAGCAGCACGGCCCCCGGGGTGATCTCGAGGCGGTAGCCGCCCGCGGGGCGCGACGCGTCGAGGGCGAGGGTCACGCCGGCGGGAGCGGCGCCGTCGGGCTCTGCTGAGGAGCGGGGCGCGGCGCTCACCGTGAACGGCAGGTCGAGACCGAACGCGTCCTCGGTGACCCGGCGCCACCAGCGCGCGGCGGCGGCCAGGGCGGGGTCCGTGCGGACCGGCGTGCCGTCGGTCAGCGGGAACGAGCCGGCGGCAGGCTGCAGGCTCACGGGTGCGGGCAGGAGCCCGGGTGTGGGGGTGGGGGCGCTCACGCGTCGAGCCTAACCACGGCTCGGCGCTCGAGGTGTGCCGCGCACAGGGGTTGTTGTGCACTGCACGACACTTCTCGGGGGCGATCCAGGTGTCGGTGGCGCGGCCTAGGCTCGCGGGCATGTCCGCGCAGAAGCTCCGCCTCCTCGACTCGTTCTTCACGCTCGCGCACGAGCCCCACTCGTCCTTCCCCGACGACGACGAGTGGGTCGCGCTCGTCCGCGCACCCGAGGGGCTGACCGTCCTGCGCGAGGCCTCGCCCTTCGGCGGCGGCGGCGACCGGTGGGCGGGGTTCTACGGCGACCCCCACGGACTCGGCAAGCCCGGCATGCTCGCGGCGATCGTGGGCCCGCTCGCCGAGGCGGGGATCGCGGTCTTCGTCGCGTCGACGTTCCACGCGGACCTGGTGCTGGTCCCCGAGGACTCGGTCGAGTCCGCCGCGGACGTGCTCACCGACGCGGGGCACACCGTCACGCGGGGACGCTGACGGGCCGCCGGTGCTGACGGGCCGCCGACGGGGCGGGCGGGAGCCTGACGAGCGCCGACGGGCCGCTCAAGGTTGCGCAAGCGAACGCAAGCCGCTTGCGCTCTGCGTATAGTCAGCAGCATGTCCAGACGACTTGCCGAGGTGGCCAAGAAGGTCGGTGTCAGCGAGGCCACGGTCAGCCGCGTGCTCAACGGCAAGCCCGGGGTCTCCCAGGCGACGCGCGACTCCGTCCTCACGGCCCTCGACGTGCTCGGGTACGAGCGCCCCACCAAGCTGCGCGGTGAGCGCGGACGGCTCGTCGGCCTCGTGCTCCCCGAGCTCGCCAACCCCATCTTCCCGGCGTTCGCCGAGGTCATCGGCGGGGCGCTCGCGCAGCAGGGGTTCACGCCCGTGCTCTGCACACGCACCGCAGGCGGCATCACCGAGTCCGAGTACATCGACCTGCTCCTCGGCCAGCAGGTCTCGGGCGTGCTCTTCGCGGGCGGGTTCTACGCCCAGCGCGAGGCGGACCACGAGCCGTACCGGCGCCTCGCCGAGCGCAACCTGCCCGTCGTCCTCATGAACGCCTCGATCGAGTCGCTCGACTTCCCGCGGGTCTCGTGCGACGACGTCGTCGCCATGAACCAGGCGCTCGGGCACCTGCTGTCGCTGGGGCACCGCCGGATCGGGCTGCTGCTCGGTCCCACGGACCACATCCCGTCCGAGCGCAAGCTCGCCGCGGCCCACGCGCTCGCGGCCCGCCACGGCGTGACCATCGACCCCGCGCTCGTCCAGCACAGCCAGTACTCGCTCGAGAGCGGCCAGGCCGCCTCGGTGCGGCTCCTCGACGCCGGGGCCACGGCGATCGTGTGCGCGAGCGACCCCCTTGCGCTCGGCGCGATCCGGGCCGTGCGCCGGGCCGGCAAGCAGGTGCCGACCGACGTCTCGGTCGTGGGCTACGACGACTCGGCGCTCATGAACTCGACCGATCCCGCGCTCACGACCGTCCGCCAGCCCATCGAGCCCATGGGGCGTGCGGCCGTCGACCTGCTCGCGAGCATGATCGCGGGGGCCGACGTGTCGCGCGACGAGCTGCTGTTCGAGCCCGAGCTCGTGGTGCGCGGCTCGACCGCGCCGTTGCGGAGCGCCACGACCGACTAGCCACGCGCCGCCGACGAGGGCGCCGTCCCGGGGGATCCCGGGGCGGCGCCCTCCGTGCTGCCCGCGTCTGCCCCCGTCCGCCCCGGCCCCTGCCAGCCGTCGAGTGCGGAGTAGTTGCACCGCCCGCGCCTTCACGGGAGCAACTACTCCGCACACAGCGAGGGGTTCCCCGGCGAAGGTCGCGTTTTCATAACGCTCCTGTCGAGTTCTTGCGTGATTGCTGTCGAGTGATTACGTTGATCCCCAGACGCCGGATCCCGCGGATCGGGAGTCCAGCGGCACACCCACCCGGGTCGCCGCGCTCGACGAG
This region of Oerskovia jenensis genomic DNA includes:
- a CDS encoding ACT domain-containing protein, producing MSAQKLRLLDSFFTLAHEPHSSFPDDDEWVALVRAPEGLTVLREASPFGGGGDRWAGFYGDPHGLGKPGMLAAIVGPLAEAGIAVFVASTFHADLVLVPEDSVESAADVLTDAGHTVTRGR
- a CDS encoding LacI family DNA-binding transcriptional regulator: MSRRLAEVAKKVGVSEATVSRVLNGKPGVSQATRDSVLTALDVLGYERPTKLRGERGRLVGLVLPELANPIFPAFAEVIGGALAQQGFTPVLCTRTAGGITESEYIDLLLGQQVSGVLFAGGFYAQREADHEPYRRLAERNLPVVLMNASIESLDFPRVSCDDVVAMNQALGHLLSLGHRRIGLLLGPTDHIPSERKLAAAHALAARHGVTIDPALVQHSQYSLESGQAASVRLLDAGATAIVCASDPLALGAIRAVRRAGKQVPTDVSVVGYDDSALMNSTDPALTTVRQPIEPMGRAAVDLLASMIAGADVSRDELLFEPELVVRGSTAPLRSATTD